The DNA segment CACCGAGGCCCTCAGGGCGGGCCGCCCGTCGGCCCGACGCCGTCGGCCGGGGCGCCACGCCCGCCGCTGCCGCCTCGTACGAGCCGGAGACCGAAAGGCACCACCATGCCGGAGCTGTTCATCGGCGGTCAGTGGACCGCAGCGGCCGACGGGCAGGTGCGGGAGATCCGCTGCCCGGCGGACGGCACGCTGGTCGCGACCGTCGACGAGGGCGGGCCGAAGGACGCGGCAACCGCCATCGGCGCCGCCCGGGCCGCCTTCGACGACGGGCCCTGGCCGCGGACACCGGCGGCCGAGCGCGGCCGGCTGGTGCTGCGCGTCGCCGAGCTGCTGGAGCGCGACAAGGACGCGCTGGCCAGGGCCGAGTCGCTGGACACCGGCAAGCGGCTGGTCGAGAGCGCCTACGACATGGACGACATCGCCAACTGCTTCCGCTACTTCGGCAATCTCGGCGCGGCCGGCGGCACCGACCGGGTGGTGGACGCGGGCGATCCGGAGATCGACAGCACGGTGCGGCACGAGCCGGTCGGCGTCTGCGCGCTGATCACCCCGTGGAACTACCCGCTGCTGCAGACCGCGTGGAAGGTGGCCCCCGCGCTGGTCACGGGCAACACCTTCGTCCTCAAGCCCAGTGAGCTGACCCCGCACACCGCCATTCACCTCATGCGGCTGCTGGCCGAGGCGGGCCTGCCGGACGGCGCGGCCAACCTGGTGCTGGGCACCGGCCAGGCCGTGGGCGCCCCGCTGACCGAGGACCCGCGGGTGGACATGGTGTCCTTCACCGGCGGCCTGGTCACCGGCCGGCGCATCATGGCCGCGGCGGCGCCCACGGTGAAGAAGATCGCCCTGGAGCTGGGCGGCAAGAACCCCAATATCGTCTTCGCCGACGCCGATTTCGACACCGCCGTGGATTACGCGCTGATGGCGGTGTTCCTGCACTCCGGGCAGGTCTGCTCGGCGGGCGCCCGGCTGCTGGTCCAGGAGGAGCTGCACGACGCGTTCGTCGACGAACTGGTCACCCGCGCCCAGCGGATCCGGCTCGGCGGGCCGTTCGACGAACACGCCAGAACCGGCCCGCTGATCTCGGCCGCGCACCTCGCGAAGATCGAGGCGTATGTGGCGGCCGGGCTCGACGAGGGCGCCGTGCTGCTGTGCGGCGGCGCCCGGCCCGACGACCCCTCGCTGTCGAACGGCTTCTACTACCTGCCGACCGTGCTGGACGAGTGCACCCCGGACATGACCGTCGTCCGCGACGAGAGCTTCGGCCCGGTGCTGACCGTCGAACGGTTCCGCACCGAGGACGAGGCGGTCTCGCTCGCCAACGACACGGTCTACGGGCTGGCCGGGGCGGTCTGGACGCAGGACAGCGGCCGGGCCCACCGGGTCGCCGCCCGGCTGCGCGCGGGCACGGTGTGGATCAACGACTTCCACCCGTATGTGCCGCAGGCGGAGTGGGGCGGCATGAAGCAGTCGGGCGTCGGGCGCGAACTGGGGCCGGCGGGGCTGGCCGAGTACCAGGAGGCCAAGCACGTCTGGCGCAACACCGCGCCGCGTCCGCAGAGGTGGTTCGAGTGACCGGCCCCGACACCCCCCGCCCCGGCACCCGGGCCGACGGTTCGCACGACGACGACTCGCTCGCCGAGCTCGGCTACAAGCCGGAACTCAAGCGCACCCTGGGCAACTTCCACACCTTCGCCGCCGGGATCAGCTACATCTCCATCCTCACCGGCACCTTCCAGCTCTTCTACTTCGGCATCGCCCACGGCGGACCGGCCTACTGGTGGTCGTGGCCGATGGTCTTCCTCGGGCAGCTGATGGTGGCGCTGTGCTTCTGCGAGCTGGCCGCCCGCTACCCGGTGGCCGGATCGGTCTACAACTGGTCCAAGAAACTCGGCGGCCCGCACATCGGCTGGCTCGGCGGCTGGATGATGCTGACCGCCACCATGGTGTCGCTGTCCGCGGTGGCGCTGGCGTACCAGGTGACGCTGCCGCAGATCTCGTCCTGGTTCCAGTTCATCGGCGACGGCACCGGCCAGTCCGCGGCCGAGAACGCCGTGGTGCTCGGCACCATCCTCATCACCTTCACCACCCTGGTGAACGCCTTCGGCGTCAAGCTGATGGCGCGGATCAACTCCGCGGGCGTGGCGATCGAACTCATCGCCGCCATCGTCCTGGTCATTCTTCTCGCCGCGCACGTCACCCGCGGCCCCGGCGTGGTGCTGAACACCTTCGGGCTGGGCAGCGGCACGAACCTGGGCTACTTCGGCGCGTTCCTCACCGCGGCACTGGCCTCGGCGTACGTCATGTACGGCTTCGACACCGCCTCGTCGCTGGGTGAGGAGTCCAAGGACCCCGGCCGCAACGCCCCCCGCGCCATCCTGCGGGCGCTGGTCGCGTCCTTCCTCATCGGCGGCCTGATCCTCCTCTTCGCGCTGCTCTCCGTGCCCGATCTGCACTCCGCGAAGCTGGCCGTGGACGGTCTGCAGTACGTGGTGCTCTCCACGCTCGGCTCGACCATCGGGCAGATCGTGCTCTGGTGCGTG comes from the Streptomyces angustmyceticus genome and includes:
- a CDS encoding aldehyde dehydrogenase family protein, translating into MPELFIGGQWTAAADGQVREIRCPADGTLVATVDEGGPKDAATAIGAARAAFDDGPWPRTPAAERGRLVLRVAELLERDKDALARAESLDTGKRLVESAYDMDDIANCFRYFGNLGAAGGTDRVVDAGDPEIDSTVRHEPVGVCALITPWNYPLLQTAWKVAPALVTGNTFVLKPSELTPHTAIHLMRLLAEAGLPDGAANLVLGTGQAVGAPLTEDPRVDMVSFTGGLVTGRRIMAAAAPTVKKIALELGGKNPNIVFADADFDTAVDYALMAVFLHSGQVCSAGARLLVQEELHDAFVDELVTRAQRIRLGGPFDEHARTGPLISAAHLAKIEAYVAAGLDEGAVLLCGGARPDDPSLSNGFYYLPTVLDECTPDMTVVRDESFGPVLTVERFRTEDEAVSLANDTVYGLAGAVWTQDSGRAHRVAARLRAGTVWINDFHPYVPQAEWGGMKQSGVGRELGPAGLAEYQEAKHVWRNTAPRPQRWFE
- a CDS encoding APC family permease: MTGPDTPRPGTRADGSHDDDSLAELGYKPELKRTLGNFHTFAAGISYISILTGTFQLFYFGIAHGGPAYWWSWPMVFLGQLMVALCFCELAARYPVAGSVYNWSKKLGGPHIGWLGGWMMLTATMVSLSAVALAYQVTLPQISSWFQFIGDGTGQSAAENAVVLGTILITFTTLVNAFGVKLMARINSAGVAIELIAAIVLVILLAAHVTRGPGVVLNTFGLGSGTNLGYFGAFLTAALASAYVMYGFDTASSLGEESKDPGRNAPRAILRALVASFLIGGLILLFALLSVPDLHSAKLAVDGLQYVVLSTLGSTIGQIVLWCVVIAITVCELAVHTAGIRLAFAMARDNNLPAASLLAKVSPRFQTPVLPAVVIGLVGIGILLINVNQPQIFSVITSIAIIMIYLAYLAVTLPMLFQRLRGNWTPVKGRFSLGRFGLPVNVLAVLWGFGMSLNLAWPRAAVYNATGPQHWYLRWGAFLFIGVVAIGGFTYYWFVQRKRTGVLAMHAAGAPDGGSPGSSSTPTP